The following proteins are co-located in the Arcobacter sp. LA11 genome:
- a CDS encoding response regulator, translating into MSELVYLKEKANNYSVLVVEDSIHIQKQMKNFLGKLFKEIYLAENGLVGLEVFKEKKPNLVLTDLTMPKMDGHEFVEELLKVCPKSKIIIVSAHGYEENVTKFKNMGVVGFIQKPIDFPFLIKSLIKAIDEFESELIDNNSKDIIFENKTLEKLNDIKRSGEKIELINSFKGLPLVHVAFISNMTSNTISLQTEAIQVKAIRYEKSTILEVNGTFIQASLYDYNEKNQELVFKDFIELDICKSDIMDFTVGPDELFNASIFYNSERFSYEPVALSSKSILFETKHFNEPFTIGDEVDIVMGFTTVYKAAYENEIIHKERLTCKGKILKIIQLPDSLTKVMCSLDFSLGNKKILEKYIYQREMNLIEEFKELKFNY; encoded by the coding sequence ATGTCAGAGTTAGTTTATTTAAAAGAAAAAGCCAATAATTATAGTGTTTTAGTAGTTGAAGATAGCATTCATATTCAAAAACAGATGAAAAACTTTCTAGGAAAGTTATTTAAAGAAATTTATTTAGCAGAAAATGGTTTAGTAGGATTAGAAGTATTTAAAGAGAAAAAACCAAATTTAGTTTTAACTGATTTAACTATGCCAAAAATGGATGGACATGAGTTTGTAGAAGAGTTATTAAAAGTTTGTCCTAAATCTAAAATTATTATTGTATCTGCACATGGTTATGAAGAGAATGTCACAAAATTTAAAAATATGGGAGTTGTTGGTTTTATACAAAAACCTATAGATTTTCCTTTTTTAATAAAATCTTTAATAAAAGCTATAGATGAATTTGAATCAGAGTTAATAGATAATAATTCAAAAGATATAATCTTTGAGAATAAAACTTTAGAAAAATTAAATGATATTAAAAGAAGTGGAGAAAAAATTGAGTTAATAAATTCATTTAAAGGCTTACCTTTAGTGCATGTCGCTTTTATTAGTAATATGACTAGTAATACGATATCTTTGCAAACTGAAGCAATACAAGTAAAAGCAATAAGATATGAAAAAAGCACGATATTAGAAGTCAATGGAACTTTTATTCAAGCTAGTCTTTATGATTATAATGAAAAAAATCAAGAGTTAGTTTTTAAAGATTTTATAGAGTTAGATATATGTAAAAGCGATATTATGGATTTTACAGTAGGTCCTGATGAGTTATTTAATGCATCAATTTTTTATAATAGTGAGAGATTTTCATATGAACCAGTTGCGTTATCAAGTAAATCAATTTTGTTTGAAACTAAACATTTTAATGAACCGTTTACTATTGGAGATGAGGTTGATATTGTGATGGGCTTTACTACAGTATATAAAGCTGCTTATGAAAATGAAATTATACATAAAGAGAGATTAACTTGTAAAGGTAAGATTTTGAAAATCATACAACTTCCAGATTCTCTTACTAAAGTTATGTGTTCATTAGATTTTAGTTTAGGAAATAAAAAGATTTTAGAGAAATATATTTATCAAAGAGAAATGAATTTAATAGAAGAATTTAAAGAATTAAAATTTAATTACTAA
- a CDS encoding ankyrin repeat domain-containing protein: MKKYLFGLSVAALIVFTGCTAKNENAMSDKGNMAQGNKITGLSHKDILTESTIHDAVRVNDLKLVKFFIDEKINLNEKDRFGYTPLHLASRFNHFDAATMLIENGAGVNSIDKYGDTPLIDSTRNGYTNMSKLLICNGASRDVLDKYDMSPLHYASKTNDVKIAQLLRAENVQAECTEKVMAEAPVAQEQFYNLITIDDYKVINDNTPQICGNVLDSDVQKVQLSFDGGQSVIDGNIDGNRWCADVEEKLANGDYTAQAMAVNSANQRGKAEDDLTIHVLNDLYNALNNEFGPDFSDWNAELDEDTLTFRFKNPALMFTRGSSKIRTQYKEILNSFFPRYINILKDYESEIVSVNVEGHTSSRYRSAPTPEAKFEKNRILSQKRADTVLGYMSNISDPAVSDNKLFIKKAFVPEGKSSSELVLNEDGSENIELSRRVEFRIETDPNK, encoded by the coding sequence ATGAAAAAATATTTATTTGGATTAAGTGTTGCAGCATTAATTGTTTTTACTGGTTGTACAGCTAAAAATGAAAATGCAATGAGCGACAAAGGAAACATGGCACAAGGTAATAAAATTACAGGTTTAAGTCATAAAGACATTTTAACTGAATCAACAATTCACGATGCAGTTAGAGTAAATGATTTAAAATTAGTTAAATTTTTTATTGATGAAAAAATCAATTTAAATGAAAAAGATAGATTTGGTTATACTCCATTACATTTAGCATCTAGATTTAACCATTTTGATGCAGCAACTATGTTAATAGAAAATGGAGCAGGAGTTAATAGTATTGATAAGTATGGTGATACGCCATTAATTGACTCTACTAGAAATGGTTATACAAATATGTCAAAGTTATTAATTTGTAATGGTGCATCAAGAGATGTATTAGACAAATATGACATGTCACCTTTACATTATGCATCAAAAACAAATGATGTTAAAATTGCACAACTGTTAAGAGCTGAAAATGTTCAAGCTGAGTGTACAGAAAAAGTTATGGCTGAAGCACCAGTAGCACAAGAGCAATTTTATAATTTAATTACAATTGACGATTATAAAGTAATCAATGATAATACACCTCAAATTTGTGGTAATGTTCTTGATTCTGATGTTCAAAAAGTTCAATTATCATTTGATGGTGGACAATCTGTAATTGATGGTAACATTGATGGTAACAGATGGTGTGCAGATGTAGAAGAAAAATTAGCAAATGGTGATTATACAGCACAAGCTATGGCAGTTAATTCAGCTAATCAAAGAGGAAAAGCTGAAGATGATTTAACAATTCACGTATTAAATGACTTATATAATGCATTAAATAATGAATTTGGACCAGATTTCTCTGATTGGAATGCTGAATTAGATGAAGATACATTAACTTTTAGATTTAAAAATCCAGCGCTTATGTTTACAAGAGGAAGTAGTAAAATTAGAACTCAATATAAAGAGATCTTAAATAGCTTTTTCCCAAGATATATCAATATCCTAAAAGATTATGAATCTGAAATTGTAAGTGTAAATGTTGAAGGACATACATCTTCAAGATATAGAAGTGCTCCAACACCTGAAGCAAAATTTGAAAAAAATAGAATTTTATCACAAAAAAGAGCTGATACTGTACTAGGTTATATGTCTAATATTAGTGATCCTGCTGTTTCTGATAATAAATTATTTATCAAGAAAGCATTTGTTCCAGAAGGTAAGTCTTCTTCTGAATTAGTTCTTAATGAAGATGGTTCGGAAAATATTGAATTATCAAGAAGAGTAGAATTTAGAATAGAAACTGATCCAAATAAATAA
- a CDS encoding TolC family protein gives MKQRIALTGLCLSLLVSSSYAVSLRDSVEKAINTNPDIIAEKKNQEAYRKYVDDREGLYLPTLDIESYLEKNRVKKDYDDDSGLTDTNTTEDGYNAAIIFRQYLYDGGSTPAQVAEVKHQELANKHRSFYAIENTILETVKAYNGLVQSDEKLALTYDMIKTQEENLVTAKEKEEISGEVLETYQVSSKLNFTTDKYIEEQDSKESGIAQYIKYVGEEPTGTICRPAIDETKVPETLKDAIEIAVIRNHRILEQIERIKLQREKIAQYDARFLPSLNLELKASIDDDLELDEQGTQKDRYARLNLNWNLFNGNRDSIRSEQETIFLQEQKKTLDEITNDVVAEIKSLYSKFYKNKKRIEALKKYVVANVNIVEVYRNEFEAGTRTFVDILDAESELYNSSTSLINMEYAALNNYYDLMFNLSQLTDTVLSSANQICDNVAPRVLDYTPKEQDKQSTSELDGLISNTDSSIISEELGLDTEVTEKASSDAMKMATSEYKTFLDAPKSYYTINVATKNGMAAASKYIKDNNLGDDAYAFEFGPSMSSAKILYGVYSSVKEAKAAMKSLGSAVLANKPYIDNISKHQALYAKYN, from the coding sequence ATGAAACAAAGAATTGCCTTAACAGGTCTATGTCTGTCACTGCTAGTTAGTTCATCTTATGCGGTAAGTTTAAGGGATAGTGTAGAAAAAGCAATAAATACAAATCCAGATATTATTGCTGAAAAGAAAAATCAAGAAGCTTATAGAAAGTATGTAGATGATAGGGAGGGCTTATATTTGCCAACTCTTGATATTGAGTCTTATCTTGAAAAGAACAGAGTTAAGAAAGATTATGATGATGATTCAGGTCTTACAGATACTAATACAACTGAAGATGGATATAATGCTGCAATTATCTTTAGACAATATTTATATGATGGAGGTTCAACACCTGCTCAAGTTGCTGAAGTAAAACATCAAGAATTAGCAAATAAACATAGAAGTTTCTATGCAATTGAAAATACAATTCTAGAAACAGTAAAAGCTTATAATGGTTTAGTTCAATCTGATGAAAAGTTAGCTTTAACATATGATATGATTAAAACACAAGAAGAGAATCTTGTTACTGCAAAAGAAAAAGAAGAGATTAGTGGTGAAGTTTTAGAAACATATCAAGTAAGTTCAAAACTTAATTTTACTACGGATAAATATATAGAAGAGCAAGATAGTAAAGAGAGTGGTATTGCACAATATATTAAATATGTTGGAGAAGAACCAACTGGAACTATTTGTAGACCAGCTATAGACGAAACTAAAGTTCCTGAAACTTTAAAAGATGCTATAGAAATTGCAGTGATTAGAAATCATAGAATTTTAGAACAAATTGAAAGAATTAAACTTCAAAGAGAAAAAATTGCTCAATATGATGCAAGATTTTTACCAAGTTTAAATTTAGAATTAAAAGCTTCTATTGATGATGATTTAGAATTAGATGAACAAGGTACTCAAAAAGATAGATATGCTAGATTAAATCTTAACTGGAATTTATTCAATGGAAATAGAGATAGTATTAGATCTGAACAAGAAACTATTTTCTTACAAGAGCAAAAGAAAACATTAGATGAAATTACAAATGATGTAGTTGCTGAAATCAAATCTTTATATAGCAAATTCTATAAAAACAAAAAAAGAATAGAAGCTCTTAAAAAATATGTTGTAGCAAATGTAAATATTGTTGAAGTATATAGAAATGAGTTTGAAGCTGGTACTAGAACATTTGTTGATATTTTAGATGCTGAGAGTGAATTATATAATTCAAGTACTAGTTTAATTAACATGGAATATGCAGCATTAAATAATTATTATGATTTAATGTTTAACTTGTCTCAATTAACTGATACAGTTCTATCTTCTGCTAACCAAATCTGTGATAATGTTGCTCCAAGAGTATTAGATTATACACCAAAAGAACAAGATAAACAAAGTACATCAGAATTAGATGGATTAATTAGTAATACAGATAGTTCAATTATTAGTGAAGAATTAGGTTTAGATACAGAAGTTACAGAAAAAGCTTCAAGTGATGCTATGAAAATGGCTACGTCAGAATATAAAACATTTTTAGATGCACCTAAAAGTTATTATACTATTAATGTTGCTACAAAAAATGGTATGGCAGCAGCTAGTAAATATATAAAAGACAATAATCTTGGTGATGATGCTTATGCATTTGAATTTGGACCAAGTATGAGTAGTGCTAAAATTTTATATGGAGTTTATAGCTCAGTTAAAGAAGCTAAAGCAGCAATGAAATCTTTAGGTTCAGCAGTATTAGCTAATAAACCTTATATTGATAACATTAGTAAGCATCAAGCTTTATACGCTAAGTACAATTAA
- a CDS encoding type I secretion system permease/ATPase — MQDIKETEKNLNTLKDRRKVDTLLECLLFLAKFHKRETSAESLKFDLPIHNRSFDVDMFVQSAGRIGLVSKIVKRKINKLTKLALPAVLILEKNRSCILLDYDEEENLAKVIMPGLSSGETVLTLDKLNSEYTGELIIIKPEFDFNNRVEKEVLVENPKEWFWGTLFRNKGIYKQVIIVSLFINLFILATPLFTMNVYDRVLPNNAVETLWALFIGITFVMVFDFILKLLRSYFLGIASKRTDTIISNKIFNHVLNIKIDSKPASTGQFVSRLQSFESVREFFTSATVAAFVDFPFVIIFILVIFYIGGPLAYITIATVFISLLISWYMQRPLKTLIEKSVKEEQIKHTTLIEAVTGLEIIKSVRAQNRMRTNWDQSVNKTVHYADKGHFLSQTITYFTAFISQFSNIAIVAGGVYLASEGEITMGAIIAAMILNGRVIAPVSQLVGLIIKFDKTMLSLNNLDEVMKMPVEKENKAYINRPDLKGKIELKDVMFSYKDQNHQTIKNLNLTINEGEKVAILGKIGSGKSTLLKLILNLYEPKSGSVLIDGVDTRQIDPIDLRHAVGCVPQEPFLFMGTIKDNITIGEQYVADEELLKVSKVAGLDEFLGKHEAGFDLMVGERGEGLSGGERQSVTLARALISNPNILMLDEPTNAMDRQTEKAFINKIEKIIGEKTLVIVTHKTSLLQLVDRVIIIENGEVAFDGPKEEVFKSNIGGKNG, encoded by the coding sequence TTGCAAGATATAAAAGAGACAGAAAAAAATCTTAACACCCTAAAAGATAGAAGAAAAGTAGATACGCTCTTAGAGTGTCTACTTTTTCTTGCAAAATTTCATAAAAGAGAAACTTCTGCTGAGTCTTTGAAATTTGACTTACCTATTCATAATAGATCTTTTGATGTAGATATGTTTGTACAATCTGCAGGAAGAATAGGATTAGTAAGTAAAATAGTAAAAAGAAAAATTAATAAACTTACAAAATTAGCCTTACCTGCTGTTTTAATTTTAGAGAAAAATAGATCTTGTATATTATTAGATTATGATGAAGAAGAAAATTTAGCAAAAGTAATAATGCCAGGGCTTAGTTCTGGGGAAACAGTATTGACTTTAGATAAATTAAATTCAGAGTATACAGGTGAATTAATTATTATAAAACCTGAATTTGATTTTAATAATAGAGTAGAAAAAGAGGTTTTAGTAGAAAATCCAAAAGAATGGTTTTGGGGAACACTATTCAGAAATAAAGGGATTTATAAGCAAGTTATAATAGTATCACTTTTTATAAATCTTTTTATATTGGCAACTCCATTATTTACAATGAACGTATATGATAGAGTTCTTCCTAATAATGCAGTTGAAACATTATGGGCTTTATTTATTGGTATTACATTTGTAATGGTATTTGATTTTATTTTAAAATTACTAAGGTCATATTTTTTAGGAATTGCTAGTAAAAGAACAGATACTATAATTTCAAATAAAATATTTAATCATGTTTTAAATATAAAGATTGATTCAAAACCAGCTTCAACTGGACAGTTTGTAAGTAGATTACAATCTTTTGAAAGTGTAAGAGAGTTCTTTACTAGTGCAACTGTAGCAGCTTTTGTAGATTTTCCATTTGTAATTATTTTTATATTAGTAATTTTTTATATTGGTGGGCCATTAGCTTATATCACAATTGCAACAGTTTTTATATCTTTATTGATTTCATGGTATATGCAAAGACCTCTTAAAACACTTATTGAAAAATCTGTAAAAGAAGAGCAGATTAAGCATACAACGTTAATTGAAGCAGTAACTGGTTTAGAAATTATCAAAAGTGTTAGAGCTCAAAATAGAATGAGAACTAATTGGGATCAATCAGTAAATAAAACTGTACACTATGCAGATAAAGGTCATTTTTTATCTCAAACAATTACTTATTTTACTGCTTTTATTTCTCAGTTTTCGAATATTGCTATTGTTGCTGGTGGAGTATATTTAGCAAGTGAGGGTGAAATAACAATGGGTGCAATTATTGCAGCTATGATATTAAATGGAAGAGTTATTGCCCCTGTTTCTCAACTTGTAGGGTTAATTATAAAATTTGATAAAACAATGTTATCTTTAAATAATCTTGATGAAGTTATGAAAATGCCTGTTGAAAAAGAGAATAAAGCATATATTAACAGACCTGATTTAAAAGGTAAAATAGAATTAAAAGATGTGATGTTTTCATACAAAGATCAGAATCATCAAACTATTAAAAATTTAAATCTTACTATAAATGAGGGTGAAAAAGTTGCTATTTTAGGAAAAATAGGTTCTGGAAAATCTACATTATTAAAATTAATTTTAAATTTATATGAACCAAAAAGTGGTTCAGTTTTAATCGATGGTGTTGACACAAGACAAATTGATCCTATTGATTTAAGACATGCAGTAGGTTGTGTACCACAAGAGCCATTTTTATTTATGGGAACTATTAAAGATAATATTACAATTGGAGAACAATACGTAGCTGATGAAGAGTTACTAAAAGTTTCTAAAGTTGCTGGCTTAGATGAATTTTTAGGAAAACATGAAGCAGGTTTTGATTTAATGGTAGGTGAACGTGGTGAAGGCTTAAGTGGTGGTGAACGTCAATCAGTAACTTTAGCTAGAGCACTTATCTCTAATCCAAATATTTTAATGCTTGATGAACCAACAAATGCAATGGATAGACAGACAGAAAAAGCATTTATTAATAAAATTGAAAAAATTATTGGAGAAAAAACATTAGTAATAGTTACACATAAAACTTCTTTATTACAATTAGTAGATAGAGTAATTATTATAGAAAATGGTGAAGTAGCTTTTGATGGACCAAAAGAAGAAGTTTTTAAATCAAATATAGGTGGTAAAAATGGATAA
- a CDS encoding sensor histidine kinase, whose product MRQTKLDDFLELEEQNKELEKLVAVEVEKNRQKDKIMFQQNKMASMGEMLNNIAHQWRQPLMELSSLFIPIQAKLDFDLELDKKELKESILKLNDITKYMSNTIDDFRDFFATTKEKEKFKLSEQINASLNIISSSLKANNIMLEIIIKKNPTLVGYKNEYTQVLINIINNAKDILIQRKIKDPKIIIIVTETKKDVLISIEDNAGGVNVEPIENIFKPFFTYEKKGGTGIGLFMSKLIIENNMNGRLWVENTKEGALFKIITPKN is encoded by the coding sequence ATGAGACAAACTAAATTAGACGATTTTCTAGAATTAGAGGAACAAAATAAAGAATTAGAAAAACTTGTTGCTGTCGAAGTTGAAAAAAATAGGCAGAAAGACAAGATTATGTTTCAACAAAATAAAATGGCTTCAATGGGAGAAATGTTAAATAACATTGCACACCAGTGGAGACAGCCTTTGATGGAACTTTCGTCTTTATTTATCCCAATTCAAGCAAAGCTTGATTTTGACTTAGAACTTGATAAAAAAGAATTAAAAGAATCTATTTTAAAATTAAATGACATAACAAAATATATGTCAAATACAATTGATGATTTTAGAGACTTTTTCGCAACTACTAAAGAAAAAGAGAAGTTTAAATTATCTGAACAAATAAATGCTTCACTTAATATTATAAGTTCAAGTTTAAAAGCAAATAATATTATGCTTGAAATTATAATTAAGAAAAACCCAACACTTGTTGGATATAAAAATGAATATACTCAAGTACTTATAAATATAATAAATAATGCAAAAGATATATTAATTCAAAGAAAAATCAAAGACCCTAAAATAATAATAATTGTTACTGAAACAAAAAAGGATGTTCTTATTTCTATTGAAGATAACGCTGGTGGCGTCAATGTAGAGCCTATTGAAAATATTTTCAAACCTTTTTTTACTTATGAAAAAAAAGGAGGAACAGGGATTGGATTATTTATGTCAAAACTAATAATAGAAAATAATATGAATGGAAGACTCTGGGTAGAAAATACAAAAGAAGGAGCACTTTTTAAAATAATTACTCCAAAAAATTAA
- a CDS encoding WG repeat-containing protein: MMFKKVLITTSLAVLFFTGCSTKEEVAIVNEKGKYGALENSSEVIIKPVYDELSNFDDRKNKNIKTDHPHIINLHWLHNYYGDDYAIAEYKGKYGIVNKDNEMVVKPIYDSITKLFNGFSVIKLDEKFGYLNDEFEVVQKPIFRNAREFLGKVAFVQSNANGKWGCITKDMDLKINDVYDEIYNLHNGFARTVKDGKWGYINDNCKVVVEPKYEYAYDFSKGYAKVVGNGHVAYINEEGEKITKTIFSRGENF; encoded by the coding sequence ATGATGTTCAAAAAAGTTTTAATAACAACTTCATTAGCAGTGCTATTCTTCACTGGTTGTTCAACTAAAGAAGAAGTTGCAATTGTTAATGAAAAAGGAAAATATGGGGCTTTAGAAAATAGTAGTGAAGTAATAATTAAGCCTGTATATGATGAATTATCTAATTTTGATGATAGAAAAAATAAAAATATCAAAACAGATCATCCTCATATAATCAATTTACATTGGCTTCATAACTATTATGGCGATGATTATGCAATTGCAGAGTATAAAGGAAAATATGGAATCGTAAATAAGGATAATGAAATGGTTGTAAAACCAATTTATGATTCTATTACGAAACTATTTAATGGTTTCTCTGTGATTAAACTTGATGAAAAATTTGGTTATTTAAATGATGAATTTGAAGTTGTTCAAAAACCAATTTTCAGAAATGCTAGAGAGTTTTTAGGTAAGGTAGCTTTTGTTCAATCTAATGCAAATGGCAAATGGGGTTGTATTACAAAAGATATGGACCTAAAAATAAATGATGTGTATGATGAAATATATAACCTTCATAATGGTTTTGCAAGAACTGTTAAAGATGGTAAATGGGGATATATCAATGATAATTGTAAAGTTGTAGTTGAACCTAAATATGAATATGCATATGATTTTTCTAAAGGTTATGCAAAAGTTGTTGGTAATGGACACGTTGCATATATTAATGAAGAAGGTGAAAAGATTACTAAAACAATCTTTTCACGTGGAGAAAATTTCTAA
- a CDS encoding response regulator transcription factor, with protein sequence MVTLDKNNKNSFKIMLKHLNVLYIEDEKNIRENIAKTLELLVNRVFSLEKVEDAVEILDKNRIDIIISDINLPKISGIDFIKKIREMDCYIPVILLTAYTEKNYLLEATKLKLVDYLIKPIDFNILNEALLKASQEIINNAKYIVDFEENISYNVMHKKLYTKNDNIEIDLTAKEIDLLEYFIQNNQRVISHEEIKTEVWHDNFEVTDSALKNVLNKLRKKVGKNTINNISGVGFRIQFT encoded by the coding sequence ATGGTTACATTGGACAAAAATAATAAAAATTCTTTTAAAATTATGCTAAAACATCTCAACGTTTTATATATAGAAGATGAAAAGAATATAAGAGAAAATATTGCAAAAACTTTGGAGCTACTCGTAAATAGAGTCTTTTCTTTAGAAAAAGTTGAAGATGCAGTGGAAATTTTAGATAAGAATAGAATAGATATAATTATTTCAGATATTAATCTTCCTAAAATAAGTGGTATTGACTTCATAAAAAAGATACGCGAAATGGATTGTTACATTCCCGTTATTTTATTGACTGCGTATACTGAAAAAAATTATTTATTAGAAGCTACAAAACTAAAGCTTGTTGATTATTTAATTAAACCTATTGACTTTAATATATTAAATGAAGCACTTTTAAAAGCTTCACAAGAAATAATAAACAATGCAAAATATATTGTAGATTTTGAAGAAAACATCTCATATAATGTAATGCATAAAAAACTTTATACAAAAAATGACAATATAGAAATAGATTTAACTGCAAAAGAGATTGATTTATTAGAATATTTTATTCAAAATAATCAAAGAGTAATCTCACACGAAGAGATTAAAACAGAAGTATGGCATGATAATTTCGAAGTTACAGATTCTGCTTTAAAAAATGTATTAAACAAACTTAGAAAAAAAGTAGGCAAAAATACTATTAACAATATTTCTGGAGTTGGTTTTAGAATACAATTTACTTAG
- a CDS encoding HlyD family type I secretion periplasmic adaptor subunit, which translates to MDNKNQLPQDIEENKMTSDNFDNNSTYKEASEKLKTKKRVGWLGRMYGLSDEEDEDLDFVYSSYSNANEQPNRISNFVFLFITLFFAGAITWAALAEIDELARGNGKVIPSDKIQRIQSLDGGIISEILVKEGQIIKKGASLMKIDTTRFQATLEESKQEYLSLLAVKTRLEIESKIDVRKKLPKIVFPKEVLEDPSRYDKLEKNLLESRYKELKSSASVLKTQLGQKRQELREIKNSIKNLKKSFSLIKEQRVQIQKLARRGVKSKFDLLNIEREYTNVSGDLEAALLSVRRSELAISEANNRISERLNAFRADASDLLQKTASLINKFEAKLVGDEDKVAKTTIISPVDGIVKQLNFNTIGGVVQSGMDLVEIVPQSDILLVEAKIDPKDIAFINPSQKAIVKITAYDFSIYGGLDGKIVEISADSIVDKESKEGKSYYRVIVKTEKNYLERNGNKLPIIPGMIASVDIITGKKTILDFILKPILKVKQNSLHER; encoded by the coding sequence ATGGATAATAAAAATCAATTACCACAGGATATTGAAGAGAATAAAATGACAAGTGATAACTTTGATAATAATTCTACATATAAAGAAGCTTCTGAAAAGCTAAAAACTAAAAAGAGAGTTGGATGGCTAGGAAGAATGTATGGACTTTCAGATGAAGAAGATGAAGATTTAGATTTTGTCTATTCAAGCTATTCAAATGCAAATGAACAACCAAATAGAATATCAAATTTTGTTTTTTTATTTATAACACTATTTTTTGCAGGAGCAATAACGTGGGCTGCCTTAGCTGAGATTGATGAGTTAGCACGTGGAAATGGAAAGGTAATACCTTCTGATAAAATTCAAAGAATCCAATCACTTGATGGTGGTATTATTTCTGAAATTTTAGTAAAAGAAGGACAGATTATTAAAAAAGGTGCTTCTTTAATGAAGATTGATACTACGAGGTTTCAAGCAACTTTAGAAGAGAGTAAACAAGAGTATTTAAGTTTACTTGCTGTCAAAACAAGACTTGAAATAGAATCAAAAATTGATGTAAGAAAAAAATTACCTAAAATAGTTTTTCCAAAAGAAGTATTAGAAGATCCTTCAAGATATGATAAATTAGAAAAGAATTTACTTGAAAGTAGATATAAAGAATTAAAATCATCAGCAAGTGTTTTAAAAACTCAATTAGGTCAAAAAAGACAAGAATTAAGAGAAATTAAAAATTCAATTAAAAACTTAAAAAAGAGTTTTTCTTTAATAAAAGAACAAAGAGTTCAAATCCAGAAGTTAGCACGTAGAGGTGTTAAATCAAAATTTGACTTATTGAATATTGAAAGAGAATATACAAATGTAAGTGGAGATTTAGAAGCTGCACTTTTATCTGTTAGAAGATCAGAATTAGCTATTTCAGAAGCAAATAATAGAATATCTGAAAGATTAAATGCTTTTAGAGCAGATGCTTCTGACTTATTACAAAAAACAGCAAGTTTGATTAATAAATTTGAGGCAAAATTAGTTGGAGATGAAGATAAAGTTGCAAAAACAACTATTATATCTCCAGTTGATGGAATTGTAAAACAACTTAACTTTAATACAATAGGAGGTGTAGTTCAATCTGGTATGGATTTAGTTGAAATTGTTCCACAAAGTGATATATTACTTGTAGAAGCAAAAATAGATCCTAAAGATATTGCATTTATTAATCCAAGTCAAAAAGCAATTGTAAAAATCACTGCGTATGATTTTTCAATTTACGGTGGGCTTGATGGTAAAATTGTAGAAATATCAGCAGATAGTATCGTAGATAAAGAATCTAAGGAGGGAAAGAGTTATTATAGAGTTATTGTCAAAACAGAGAAGAACTATTTAGAAAGAAATGGAAATAAACTTCCAATTATTCCAGGTATGATTGCAAGTGTTGATATTATAACTGGAAAGAAGACAATATTGGATTTTATTTTAAAACCTATATTGAAAGTTAAACAAAATTCATTACATGAAAGATAA